From Rhodanobacteraceae bacterium, the proteins below share one genomic window:
- a CDS encoding Glycosyl hydrolase, BNR repeat precursor, translating to MKRVLLAVGIVALAGFAWGSGAQARTYDEGLFSQMQWRPIGPLRGGRGRAVAGVPSQPNVFYIGNDDGGVWKSTDYGNSWHPIFDKQPTSSIGAIAVADSDPNVIYVGTGESTIRPDQATGMGMYKSTDAGKTWQFIGLKETQDIAMIAVDPHDANRVFAAALGHIYGPNPERGIFRSLDGGKTWKKVLYTNEYVSGDDVEIDPANPNIVYATMWQQQQAPWENGSFAGTEGGIYKSTDGGNTWTKLTKGLPDVQQALLRIAPSQPNRLYAAVASGEEGEVALYRSDDAGANWYKTTKDARPAARIGGGDLPQLAVDPKNADIVYSDTPVLWKSVDGGKTWTGFRGAPGGDDYQQTWINPSNPDIIAVNSDQGAIVTVNGGKTWSSWYNQPTAAMYKVGIDNTWPYRVCGGQQDSGSACVSSRGNDGELTAHDWHPAGIEEYGGAAIDPLHPNLVYGGSRSGVTRYDRDTGQIADVGPVAGRDPDYRTVRTMPILFSPTDPHRLYFTSNTVWQSDDGGQDWKQISPDLTRKTWAVPASVGKYANSKQAKPSDRGVIYALAPSPLNGNLIWAGTDDGLVWVTHDGGAHWDNVTPPQLKPWWRVFSMEASHFDPNVAYAAINTMWLDDMRPHLFRTTDGGKHWTEIDNGITPDAATNVIREDPQRKGLLFAGTETQTWVSFDNGDHWQSLRLNMPAVSVRDLQVHGDDLVAATHGRGFQVLDDITPLRQIDAQVANAKVTLYKPQTAVRVRWGMNPPTPWRMPSLPNPPPGAIIDYHLASNVSGPVTLDVYTADGKLVRHWSSADPEKPLDPDKLDVPDWWPRPPMNLSTQAGMHRFVWDMHWQPMPGALQFLDANQAIEHDTPVMASSPWVMPGNYTAKLTVGGKTYTQPLAVKMDPRVKTSTADLQQQFDKSMQAYHEAMAASEALGQVRDMEKQIASRKSSDKLAAYEKQLEALSGPKATSPFEFFFRHGPPNLGSVGGDLQMLMLRMQDADQPPTAADVAALDKTSAELKSLMDRWNALKGQPLAALNRALQEDRQSPLVLAKALAPVDWNAGWITTNRDQEEQ from the coding sequence ATGAAACGCGTTCTGCTGGCGGTGGGAATCGTGGCCCTGGCGGGCTTCGCATGGGGAAGCGGCGCGCAGGCGCGCACGTACGACGAAGGCTTGTTCTCGCAGATGCAGTGGCGGCCGATCGGGCCGCTGCGCGGCGGCCGCGGACGCGCGGTCGCGGGCGTGCCGAGCCAGCCGAACGTGTTCTACATCGGCAACGACGATGGCGGCGTGTGGAAGTCCACCGACTACGGCAACAGTTGGCATCCGATCTTCGACAAACAGCCGACCAGTTCGATCGGCGCGATCGCGGTGGCGGATTCCGATCCGAACGTGATCTACGTCGGCACCGGCGAAAGCACCATACGGCCCGACCAAGCGACCGGCATGGGCATGTACAAGTCCACCGACGCCGGCAAGACCTGGCAGTTCATCGGGCTCAAGGAAACGCAGGACATCGCGATGATCGCGGTGGACCCGCACGACGCGAACCGCGTGTTCGCGGCGGCGCTCGGGCACATTTATGGGCCGAATCCCGAGCGCGGGATTTTCCGCTCGCTCGATGGCGGCAAGACCTGGAAGAAGGTCTTGTACACGAACGAGTACGTCAGCGGTGACGATGTCGAAATCGATCCCGCGAATCCGAACATCGTGTACGCGACGATGTGGCAGCAGCAGCAGGCGCCGTGGGAGAACGGTTCGTTCGCCGGCACCGAGGGCGGCATCTACAAGTCGACCGATGGCGGCAACACATGGACCAAGCTCACCAAGGGTTTGCCGGACGTGCAGCAGGCGTTGCTGAGGATCGCGCCGAGCCAACCCAACCGGCTGTATGCAGCGGTCGCGTCGGGCGAGGAGGGCGAAGTCGCGCTTTATCGTTCCGACGACGCCGGCGCGAACTGGTACAAGACGACGAAGGATGCGCGCCCGGCCGCGCGCATCGGCGGCGGCGACCTGCCGCAACTCGCGGTCGATCCGAAGAATGCCGACATCGTTTACAGCGACACGCCGGTGCTTTGGAAATCCGTCGACGGTGGCAAGACGTGGACCGGATTCCGCGGCGCGCCGGGCGGCGACGATTACCAGCAGACCTGGATCAATCCCAGCAACCCGGACATCATCGCGGTCAACTCCGATCAGGGCGCGATCGTCACCGTCAACGGCGGCAAGACCTGGAGCAGCTGGTACAACCAGCCGACCGCGGCGATGTACAAGGTCGGCATCGACAACACCTGGCCGTATCGGGTTTGCGGCGGGCAGCAGGATTCGGGTTCGGCCTGCGTGTCGTCGCGCGGCAACGATGGCGAGCTGACCGCGCACGACTGGCATCCGGCCGGCATCGAGGAATACGGCGGCGCGGCGATCGATCCGCTGCACCCGAACCTGGTTTACGGCGGTTCGCGCAGCGGCGTCACGCGCTACGACCGCGACACGGGACAGATCGCGGATGTCGGGCCGGTGGCGGGCCGCGATCCGGATTACCGCACCGTGCGCACCATGCCGATCCTGTTTTCGCCGACCGATCCGCATCGGTTGTACTTCACCTCCAACACCGTCTGGCAGAGCGACGACGGCGGGCAGGATTGGAAGCAGATCAGCCCCGACCTGACGCGCAAGACCTGGGCGGTGCCGGCGAGCGTCGGCAAGTACGCGAACAGCAAGCAAGCCAAGCCGAGCGATCGCGGCGTGATTTATGCACTCGCGCCCTCGCCGTTGAACGGCAACCTGATCTGGGCCGGCACCGACGATGGCCTTGTCTGGGTGACGCACGACGGCGGCGCGCATTGGGACAACGTCACGCCGCCGCAACTGAAACCGTGGTGGCGCGTGTTCTCGATGGAAGCCAGCCACTTCGATCCGAATGTCGCGTATGCGGCGATCAACACGATGTGGCTGGACGACATGCGGCCGCACCTGTTTCGCACCACGGACGGCGGCAAGCACTGGACCGAGATCGACAACGGCATCACGCCCGACGCCGCGACCAACGTGATCCGCGAAGACCCGCAACGCAAGGGCCTGCTGTTCGCGGGCACCGAAACGCAGACGTGGGTGTCGTTCGACAACGGCGATCACTGGCAATCGCTGCGGCTCAACATGCCCGCGGTATCGGTGCGCGACCTGCAGGTTCATGGCGACGACCTAGTCGCCGCCACGCACGGACGCGGGTTCCAGGTGCTGGACGACATTACGCCGCTGCGGCAGATCGACGCGCAGGTCGCGAACGCGAAGGTGACGCTCTACAAGCCGCAAACCGCGGTGCGCGTGCGTTGGGGCATGAACCCGCCGACGCCGTGGCGCATGCCGTCGCTGCCGAATCCGCCGCCCGGCGCGATCATCGATTACCACCTCGCGAGCAATGTGAGCGGCCCGGTGACGCTGGACGTCTATACGGCCGACGGAAAACTCGTGCGGCACTGGTCCAGTGCCGATCCAGAAAAGCCGCTCGATCCCGACAAGCTCGACGTGCCCGACTGGTGGCCGCGTCCGCCGATGAACCTTTCGACGCAAGCCGGCATGCACCGCTTCGTGTGGGACATGCACTGGCAGCCGATGCCGGGTGCGTTGCAGTTCCTCGATGCCAACCAGGCCATCGAGCACGACACGCCGGTGATGGCGAGTTCGCCCTGGGTGATGCCGGGCAACTACACGGCCAAGCTCACCGTCGGCGGCAAGACGTACACGCAGCCGCTGGCGGTGAAGATGGATCCGCGCGTGAAGACGTCCACCGCCGACCTGCAGCAGCAGTTCGACAAGTCCATGCAGGCTTATCACGAGGCGATGGCGGCGAGCGAGGCGCTGGGCCAGGTGCGCGACATGGAGAAGCAGATCGCGTCGCGCAAGTCGTCGGACAAACTCGCGGCCTATGAAAAGCAGCTCGAAGCGTTGTCGGGCCCGAAGGCGACGTCGCCGTTCGAGTTCTTCTTCCGCCATGGTCCGCCAAACCTCGGCAGCGTCGGCGGCGACCTGCAGATGCTGATGCTCCGTATGCAGGACGCGGACCAGCCGCCGACCGCGGCGGATGTCGCGGCGCTCGACAAGACCAGCGCGGAATTGAAATCGTTGATGGATCGTTGGAACGCGCTGAAAGGCCAACCCTTGGCCGCGTTGAACCGCGCATTGCAGGAGGATAGGCAATCGCCGCTGGTGCTGGCGAAAGCGCTCGCGCCAGTCGACTGGAACGCTGGCTGGATCACCACCAATCGGGATCAGGAAGAGCAGTGA
- a CDS encoding Glycosyl hydrolase, BNR repeat precursor, with amino-acid sequence MPVSRVRVIAASIVLALSAGAIAMPSAVAAPKAEASVQASPFGALHWRLIGPFRAGRTLAVTGVPGQPTHFYMGTVDGGVWETHDTGRTWQPLFDGQPVQSIGAIAVAPSNPNVIYVGTGESDMRSDIVQGDGMYKSVDAGKTWTHIGLADSQQIAMIRVDPHNPDRVFAAVLGHPYGPNAERGVFRSLDGGKTWKKVLGPNADTGAIDIIFKPGDANVMYASLWQTRRPPWNIYPPSNGPGSGLYKSTDGGETWTHIEGHGFPSKNLGRIGIAISAAAPDRIYAIVDAEEGGLYRSDDAGKTWKKTSGDPRIWQRGWYFGQITADPKNPDRVYAMNTIELRSDDGGKTFLPVKGDPTGDDYHELWIDPNDPDRQIMGVDQGAIITVNGGKTWSSWYNQPTAQMYHVSTDNRFPYRVYGAQQDSGAAAVPSRSTYYATINMMQFHEVTAGGESGMIAPDPNDPDIVYGDKVDKLDLKTRQTRSVDPTLADPDIYRSTWTLPLVFNAADKKTLYFGNQRLWQTTDGGEHWAAISPDLSRTDPAVPSNLDASTVADNLHQGARRGVVYSIGSSPLDAKLLWVGTDDGLVWRTDDAGAHWSNVTPKQLGAWSKVGSISPSHFDQGTAFVSVDRHRLDDRKPYIYRTTDGGKTWTAIVAGIPDGDFVDVVREDPVKRGLLYAGTDFGVFVSFDNGDHWHSLQQNLPAVSVRDIDVKNDDLVIATHGRGFYIMDDVSALRQLAAYPASWATRLYKPAVAYRVRTPEFTGTPLPKDEPVAENPPWGAYIDYSLAAAPAKPVELSIYDANGTLVRSYSSADKAPRPDPARINMTPDWFREPVVLETTPGLHRFVWPLQYAPPAALADGDAYADGVWAPPGHYTVKLTVDGKTWQQPLTIVHDPRVTIPESAYRQQFELARKVEAEQAKLATAMGEANTLHKALQKAGDGANGDLKKSIDALDAKVVAAADITEAPNPYNAWTFPPNNVQNFRYLGGAFRSLMQAVDGGADAAPSPDAQSGYTKLSGMLDASLQKWSALKTTELPALNAKLKATGKKPISLE; translated from the coding sequence ATGCCTGTTTCCCGCGTGCGCGTGATCGCGGCTTCGATCGTGCTGGCGTTGTCGGCCGGAGCCATTGCAATGCCTTCCGCCGTGGCGGCACCGAAGGCCGAAGCGTCCGTGCAGGCGTCGCCGTTCGGTGCGCTGCACTGGCGCCTGATCGGCCCGTTCCGCGCCGGCCGCACGCTCGCCGTCACCGGCGTGCCGGGGCAGCCGACGCACTTCTACATGGGCACCGTCGACGGCGGCGTGTGGGAAACGCACGACACCGGCCGCACCTGGCAGCCGCTGTTCGACGGCCAGCCGGTGCAGTCGATCGGCGCGATCGCGGTGGCGCCCTCGAACCCGAACGTCATCTACGTCGGCACCGGCGAATCCGACATGCGTTCGGACATCGTGCAGGGCGACGGCATGTACAAGTCCGTCGATGCCGGCAAGACCTGGACGCACATCGGACTCGCCGACTCGCAGCAGATCGCGATGATCCGCGTCGATCCGCACAACCCTGACCGTGTGTTCGCCGCGGTGCTCGGGCATCCGTATGGTCCGAACGCCGAACGCGGTGTGTTCCGTTCGCTGGATGGCGGCAAGACCTGGAAGAAGGTGCTCGGTCCGAACGCCGACACCGGCGCGATCGACATCATCTTCAAGCCCGGCGACGCCAACGTGATGTACGCGTCGCTGTGGCAGACGCGGCGTCCGCCGTGGAACATCTATCCGCCGTCGAACGGGCCGGGTTCCGGTTTGTACAAATCCACCGACGGCGGTGAAACCTGGACGCACATCGAAGGCCACGGCTTTCCGTCGAAAAACCTGGGCCGCATCGGCATCGCGATTTCCGCCGCGGCACCCGATCGCATCTACGCGATCGTCGATGCGGAAGAGGGCGGCCTGTACCGCTCCGACGATGCCGGCAAGACCTGGAAGAAGACCAGCGGCGATCCGCGCATCTGGCAGCGCGGCTGGTACTTCGGGCAGATCACCGCCGATCCGAAGAACCCCGACCGCGTCTACGCGATGAACACCATCGAGCTGCGTTCGGACGATGGCGGCAAGACCTTCCTGCCGGTGAAGGGCGATCCGACCGGCGACGATTACCACGAATTGTGGATCGACCCGAACGATCCCGACCGCCAGATCATGGGCGTGGACCAGGGCGCGATCATCACCGTGAACGGCGGCAAGACCTGGTCCTCCTGGTACAACCAGCCGACCGCGCAGATGTACCACGTCAGCACCGACAACCGTTTCCCGTATCGCGTGTATGGCGCGCAGCAGGATTCCGGCGCGGCCGCCGTGCCCAGTCGCTCGACGTACTACGCGACCATCAACATGATGCAGTTCCACGAGGTCACCGCGGGCGGCGAGAGCGGCATGATCGCGCCCGATCCGAATGATCCCGACATCGTGTACGGCGACAAGGTCGACAAGCTCGACCTCAAGACCAGGCAGACGCGCAGCGTCGATCCCACGCTGGCCGATCCCGACATCTATCGCAGCACCTGGACGCTGCCGCTGGTGTTCAACGCGGCCGACAAGAAGACGTTGTATTTCGGCAACCAGCGGTTGTGGCAGACCACTGACGGCGGCGAACACTGGGCCGCGATAAGCCCGGACCTGTCGCGCACCGATCCCGCGGTGCCTTCCAATCTCGACGCGTCGACTGTCGCCGACAACCTGCATCAGGGCGCGCGTCGCGGCGTGGTGTATTCGATCGGCTCGTCGCCGCTGGACGCGAAGCTTTTGTGGGTCGGCACCGACGACGGCCTGGTCTGGCGCACCGACGATGCGGGCGCGCACTGGAGCAACGTCACGCCGAAGCAGCTCGGCGCATGGTCCAAGGTCGGCAGCATTTCGCCGTCGCACTTCGACCAGGGCACCGCATTCGTTTCGGTCGATCGCCACCGGCTGGACGATCGCAAGCCCTACATCTACCGCACCACCGATGGCGGCAAGACCTGGACCGCGATTGTCGCCGGCATTCCCGATGGCGATTTCGTCGACGTCGTGCGCGAGGATCCGGTGAAGCGGGGGCTGCTCTACGCCGGCACCGATTTCGGTGTGTTCGTGTCGTTCGACAACGGCGACCACTGGCATTCGCTGCAGCAGAACCTGCCGGCGGTGTCGGTGCGCGACATCGACGTCAAGAACGACGACCTGGTGATCGCCACGCACGGCCGCGGCTTCTACATCATGGACGACGTCTCCGCGTTGCGGCAGTTGGCGGCGTATCCCGCGAGCTGGGCCACGCGCCTGTACAAACCGGCGGTCGCGTACCGCGTGCGCACGCCGGAGTTCACCGGCACGCCGCTGCCGAAGGACGAACCCGTCGCGGAGAATCCACCGTGGGGCGCGTACATCGATTACTCGCTGGCCGCGGCGCCCGCCAAGCCGGTCGAACTTTCGATCTACGACGCCAACGGCACGCTGGTGCGCAGCTATTCCAGCGCCGACAAGGCGCCCAGGCCCGACCCCGCCAGGATCAACATGACGCCCGACTGGTTCCGCGAACCGGTAGTGCTGGAAACCACGCCGGGCCTGCATCGCTTCGTGTGGCCGCTGCAATACGCGCCGCCTGCTGCGCTGGCGGATGGCGACGCCTACGCCGATGGCGTGTGGGCGCCGCCCGGCCACTATACGGTGAAGCTCACCGTCGATGGGAAGACCTGGCAACAACCGCTGACCATCGTGCACGATCCGCGCGTCACGATCCCGGAATCGGCCTACCGGCAGCAGTTCGAACTGGCGCGCAAGGTCGAGGCCGAACAGGCGAAACTCGCGACCGCGATGGGCGAAGCCAACACGTTGCACAAGGCCTTGCAGAAGGCGGGCGATGGCGCGAATGGCGACCTCAAGAAATCCATCGACGCGCTGGATGCGAAGGTGGTCGCCGCGGCCGACATCACCGAAGCGCCCAATCCGTACAACGCCTGGACCTTCCCGCCCAACAACGTCCAGAACTTCCGCTACCTCGGCGGCGCATTCCGCTCGCTGATGCAGGCGGTTGACGGCGGCGCCGATGCCGCGCCGTCACCCGACGCGCAAAGCGGCTACACCAAGCTGAGTGGCATGCTCGATGCTTCACTGCAGAAGTGGAGTGCGCTCAAGACGACTGAGCTACCGGCGTTGAATGCGAAGCTGAAGGCTACAGGCAAGAAGCCGATCAGCCTTGAGTAA
- a CDS encoding Glycosyl hydrolase, BNR repeat precursor: MKARAVAALLLLTFAGTALAAADKPTGPFANLKFRHLGPAVSGGRVSATVGVPGKPGVYYVGTAGAGLWKTTDDGVKWDNVFKHGDAASIGAVALAPSDPKKIWLGTGEANPRNDVLIGRGVYFSPDDGKTWQFKGLADAGLIANIVVSPNDPNTVWVAVLGNPWKPSATRGVFMTTDGGKTWKKVLYVNDTTGASDIEIDPSNPNVLLAGMWTEQRKPWTQVNGSTDGGIFKSTDGGRTWNKLGGGLPTTDPTDRVKIGFAPSSPNIVYATMPTQKCILWGSTDSGANWKCISNNHELAVRMFYFSSFAVAPNDPKTIYFSSFNLMKSTDGGKTAKVIDRDVHVDHHSIWIDPKNPERIIQGNDGGAFESVDGGKSWRSFNNMPIEEFYTVAISDTVPFGVCGGIQDDNAACGPSNSLSSDGIADADWWNPSGGDGTYVVPAPSDPSIVYAASQTGYTSRIDTRNWTSKFIRPVMTSMSDTPISQLQYRFNWAAPIAVSASDPNTLYIGANVVFKSTDGGANWQPISKDLTRDIKEHQPVAGGPVFHDISSAENTDTILSISLAPTDGKVIWAGTDDGLVWVSKDGGANWTNVSAGLPQAVSLGRIYQIGVSPFDAGTAYIAVDGHMLGDEHPYVLKTSDYGAHWTSIANGLPDNYAAVVVREDPDRKGLLALGTMHGLYMSFDDGAHWQPMTGNLPTMAVWDLKFTQSPHDLVLATHGYGLWILDNIEALEQWQPKLADASLHLFPSARGTEWIEFDGRHISPAPGEFTTPNPPSGPTIVYSLAKAIDVPKACAKESNKGKDDEAAQAGEPSQQRGDKAQKGAKKPAKKEHKPSFEQCNPVVVSVTDSSGKPVATFHAPGKAGINVASWNMRYTGIELPKSLREEERPDESDAPKGPLALPGSYQVKVEANGRSDTQTVQVTADPRINPPMDVQRAAFDTAMRLRGEAAADVAMIGRSYAMMQTLDKVLDATRDAASGSAKANVHASAQTLKATLADFSKDLWLPTIQYKVPEDDLHELSPWGMSFFGLYRELSHMGPDQAPNANQREYIAHQEAGLQPKLDTFDGSLRQAVLDFNKQAKAAGVQTLDIGDPVKVGDPKLLASEN; this comes from the coding sequence GTGAAAGCACGAGCCGTTGCAGCGCTGTTGTTGCTGACCTTCGCCGGAACCGCGTTGGCCGCGGCGGACAAGCCCACCGGCCCGTTCGCGAACCTGAAGTTCCGCCACCTCGGCCCTGCGGTTTCGGGCGGACGCGTCAGCGCGACCGTCGGCGTGCCGGGCAAGCCGGGCGTGTATTACGTCGGCACCGCCGGCGCGGGGCTGTGGAAGACCACCGACGACGGCGTCAAGTGGGACAACGTGTTCAAGCATGGCGATGCGGCGTCGATCGGCGCGGTCGCGCTGGCGCCGTCCGATCCGAAGAAGATCTGGCTCGGCACCGGCGAGGCCAATCCGCGCAACGACGTGCTGATCGGCCGCGGCGTGTATTTCTCGCCGGACGACGGCAAGACCTGGCAGTTCAAGGGACTGGCCGACGCGGGGCTGATTGCCAACATCGTGGTCAGTCCGAACGATCCGAACACGGTGTGGGTTGCGGTGCTCGGCAATCCGTGGAAGCCCAGCGCCACGCGCGGCGTGTTCATGACCACCGACGGCGGCAAGACGTGGAAGAAGGTGCTGTACGTCAACGACACCACCGGCGCCAGCGACATCGAGATCGATCCGTCCAATCCGAACGTGCTGCTCGCGGGGATGTGGACCGAGCAACGCAAGCCGTGGACGCAAGTCAACGGCAGTACCGACGGCGGCATCTTCAAGTCCACCGATGGCGGACGCACCTGGAACAAGCTCGGCGGCGGTCTGCCCACCACCGATCCGACCGATCGCGTGAAGATCGGCTTTGCGCCGTCGTCGCCCAACATCGTCTACGCGACGATGCCGACGCAGAAATGCATCCTGTGGGGCAGCACCGATTCCGGCGCCAACTGGAAGTGCATCAGCAACAACCATGAACTCGCGGTGCGGATGTTCTACTTCAGTTCGTTCGCGGTCGCGCCGAACGATCCGAAGACGATCTACTTCAGCTCCTTCAACCTGATGAAGTCCACCGACGGCGGCAAGACCGCCAAGGTGATCGACCGCGACGTGCACGTGGATCACCACTCGATCTGGATCGATCCGAAGAATCCCGAGCGCATCATCCAGGGCAACGACGGCGGCGCGTTCGAAAGCGTGGACGGCGGCAAGAGCTGGCGCTCGTTCAACAACATGCCGATCGAGGAGTTCTACACCGTCGCGATTTCCGACACGGTGCCGTTCGGCGTGTGCGGCGGCATCCAGGACGACAACGCCGCGTGCGGCCCGTCCAACAGTCTTTCGAGCGACGGCATCGCGGACGCGGACTGGTGGAATCCGTCCGGCGGCGACGGTACGTACGTCGTGCCCGCGCCTTCGGATCCGTCGATCGTCTACGCCGCATCGCAGACCGGTTACACCTCGCGCATCGATACCCGGAACTGGACAAGCAAGTTCATCCGTCCCGTGATGACCAGCATGAGCGACACGCCGATCTCGCAACTCCAGTACCGCTTCAACTGGGCCGCGCCGATCGCGGTGTCGGCGAGCGATCCGAACACGCTCTACATCGGTGCAAACGTGGTGTTCAAGTCCACCGACGGCGGCGCCAACTGGCAGCCGATCTCGAAGGACCTCACGCGCGACATCAAGGAGCACCAGCCCGTCGCCGGCGGCCCGGTGTTCCATGACATTTCCAGCGCGGAGAACACCGACACCATCCTTTCGATTTCGCTTGCACCCACCGATGGCAAGGTGATCTGGGCCGGCACCGACGATGGCCTGGTGTGGGTCAGCAAGGATGGTGGCGCAAACTGGACGAACGTTTCGGCCGGCCTGCCGCAAGCCGTGTCGCTGGGTCGCATCTACCAGATCGGCGTGTCGCCGTTCGATGCCGGCACCGCGTACATCGCGGTCGATGGCCACATGCTGGGCGACGAGCATCCGTACGTCCTGAAGACCAGCGATTACGGCGCGCACTGGACCAGCATCGCGAATGGACTTCCGGACAACTATGCCGCGGTGGTGGTGCGCGAAGACCCGGACCGCAAGGGCCTGCTGGCGCTGGGCACGATGCATGGGTTGTATATGTCGTTCGACGACGGCGCGCACTGGCAGCCGATGACCGGCAACCTGCCGACGATGGCGGTGTGGGACTTGAAGTTCACCCAATCGCCGCACGATCTGGTCCTGGCCACGCACGGCTACGGCTTGTGGATCCTCGACAACATCGAGGCGTTGGAGCAGTGGCAGCCGAAGCTGGCCGACGCTTCGCTGCATCTGTTCCCGTCCGCGCGGGGCACCGAATGGATCGAATTCGACGGCCGCCACATCAGTCCCGCGCCGGGCGAGTTCACCACGCCCAATCCGCCTAGCGGACCGACGATCGTCTATTCGCTGGCCAAGGCGATCGACGTGCCGAAGGCTTGCGCGAAGGAATCGAACAAGGGCAAGGACGACGAGGCCGCGCAGGCCGGCGAACCATCGCAGCAGCGCGGCGACAAGGCGCAGAAAGGCGCGAAGAAACCCGCGAAGAAGGAGCACAAGCCTTCGTTCGAGCAGTGCAATCCGGTCGTCGTCAGCGTGACCGACAGTTCGGGCAAACCGGTCGCGACGTTCCACGCACCGGGCAAGGCCGGCATCAACGTTGCCTCGTGGAACATGCGTTACACCGGCATCGAGTTGCCGAAGTCGCTGCGCGAGGAAGAACGCCCCGACGAAAGCGATGCGCCCAAGGGTCCGCTCGCGCTGCCCGGGTCGTACCAGGTGAAGGTGGAAGCCAACGGGCGCAGCGACACGCAAACCGTGCAGGTGACCGCCGACCCGCGCATCAATCCGCCGATGGACGTGCAGCGCGCGGCGTTCGACACCGCGATGCGCCTGCGCGGCGAAGCCGCGGCCGACGTGGCGATGATCGGCCGCAGCTACGCGATGATGCAGACGCTCGACAAGGTTCTTGATGCGACCAGGGATGCTGCGAGCGGCAGCGCGAAGGCCAACGTGCATGCAAGCGCGCAGACGTTGAAAGCAACGCTCGCCGATTTCTCGAAGGACCTCTGGCTTCCGACCATCCAGTACAAGGTGCCGGAAGACGACCTGCACGAATTGTCGCCGTGGGGCATGAGCTTTTTCGGGCTCTACCGCGAGTTGTCGCACATGGGTCCGGACCAGGCGCCGAATGCGAACCAGCGCGAATACATCGCGCACCAGGAAGCCGGCCTGCAACCGAAGCTCGACACCTTCGACGGCTCGCTGCGCCAAGCCGTGCTCGACTTCAACAAGCAGGCGAAGGCGGCCGGCGTGCAGACGCTGGACATCGGCGACCCGGTGAAGGTGGGCGATCCGAAGTTGCTGGCGTCGGAGAACTGA
- a CDS encoding Transcriptional repressor, BlaI/MecI family, translating into MPKRINPAISEAESRVMDLLWRNAPQGSEELVAGLQPETGWHENTVRTLLNRLIRKGAVRAEREGRRYLYSPVLTREQWQAHESRSLLDRVFGGKVAPLLVHFSRNEKLSARDVDELRKLVDQLEKKERRRG; encoded by the coding sequence ATGCCCAAACGCATCAATCCCGCGATCAGCGAAGCCGAAAGCCGGGTCATGGACTTGCTGTGGCGGAATGCACCGCAAGGTTCGGAGGAACTGGTCGCCGGGCTGCAGCCCGAGACCGGCTGGCACGAGAACACCGTGCGCACGCTTCTGAATCGCCTGATCCGCAAGGGCGCTGTGCGCGCCGAGCGCGAGGGACGGCGTTATCTCTATTCGCCGGTGCTGACGCGCGAGCAGTGGCAGGCGCACGAAAGCCGCAGCCTGCTCGATCGCGTGTTCGGCGGGAAAGTTGCGCCGTTGCTGGTGCATTTCAGTCGCAACGAGAAGCTGAGCGCGAGGGACGTGGACGAACTTCGCAAGCTTGTCGATCAACTGGAAAAGAAGGAGCGCCGCCGTGGCTGA